One genomic region from Prochlorococcus marinus str. SB encodes:
- the malQ gene encoding 4-alpha-glucanotransferase, protein MPIDSIIARKSLGLLMHPTCIPGGRVCGTFGRGAKEWIKKLHKYGIEYWQFLPLTPTDSTGSPYSSPSSFALNPWFLDIEDLIEKGFIFISNKDNLGPITQNKDHFDFDIADDLTKKLGLLLLQGWSSQSEERKINFNKWVSRHSWVEDYATFVVIREEFNMLPWWEWPQEFKIKNKKFLKSWIKKKSEEILIKKLIQWHLDEQWSVIKNFAKSKNIKLIGDLPFYVSRDSADVWSNKSLFSIFKNGDLIFQSGVPPDYFSSTGQLWGTPTYFWSKHKRTNFNWWRKRFQRQFELVDILRFDHFRGLAGYWRVNGSSKTAIIGKWINSPGKTLLNKVKKDLGGNYLPIIAEDLGVITPDVEKLRKNFELPGMKILQFAFDGNEDNPYLPKNIEGENWVVYTGTHDNSTSVSWWEYLDYESKKRIKDEYKFSENPSWDLIEIGMKTNANLFIAPLQDLLSLDDSSRLNKPGTTKNNWKWKLNRPLEEIENNVKMFSELGNNFGRTLK, encoded by the coding sequence ATGCCTATAGATTCAATTATTGCAAGAAAATCATTAGGCTTACTTATGCATCCAACATGTATTCCTGGAGGAAGAGTATGTGGAACTTTTGGGAGAGGAGCTAAAGAATGGATAAAAAAACTTCATAAGTATGGAATTGAATACTGGCAATTTTTACCTCTCACGCCTACTGATTCTACAGGTTCTCCATATAGTTCCCCTTCTAGTTTTGCACTAAACCCATGGTTTTTGGATATAGAAGATTTAATCGAAAAAGGTTTTATATTTATTTCAAATAAAGATAATCTAGGTCCAATAACTCAGAATAAGGATCATTTTGATTTTGATATTGCAGATGATTTAACAAAAAAATTAGGTCTCCTCCTTTTGCAAGGTTGGAGTTCTCAATCTGAAGAGAGAAAAATTAATTTTAACAAATGGGTCAGTAGGCATTCTTGGGTTGAAGATTATGCGACATTTGTTGTTATCAGAGAGGAATTTAATATGTTGCCTTGGTGGGAATGGCCTCAAGAATTTAAAATAAAAAATAAAAAGTTCTTAAAATCGTGGATTAAGAAAAAAAGTGAAGAGATACTTATTAAAAAATTAATACAGTGGCACCTTGATGAGCAATGGAGCGTCATAAAAAACTTTGCAAAATCAAAAAATATTAAGCTAATTGGAGATTTGCCTTTTTATGTTTCCAGAGACAGCGCCGATGTATGGAGTAATAAATCATTATTTTCAATTTTTAAAAATGGAGATTTAATCTTTCAAAGTGGTGTTCCACCTGATTATTTTTCATCAACAGGACAATTATGGGGTACCCCAACTTACTTTTGGTCAAAGCATAAAAGGACTAATTTCAATTGGTGGAGAAAAAGATTTCAAAGACAATTTGAACTTGTGGACATATTGAGATTTGATCATTTCAGGGGTTTAGCGGGTTACTGGAGAGTTAATGGCAGTTCTAAAACGGCAATTATTGGAAAATGGATAAATTCCCCAGGTAAAACACTATTAAATAAAGTAAAAAAGGATCTAGGGGGTAACTATCTACCAATTATTGCAGAGGATCTGGGAGTAATAACCCCAGATGTAGAGAAATTAAGGAAAAACTTCGAACTGCCTGGCATGAAAATATTACAATTCGCTTTTGATGGCAATGAAGATAATCCTTATTTACCTAAGAATATTGAAGGAGAAAATTGGGTTGTTTATACAGGTACTCACGACAACTCTACTTCTGTTTCATGGTGGGAATATTTAGATTATGAATCCAAAAAAAGAATAAAAGATGAGTATAAGTTTTCTGAAAATCCTTCTTGGGATTTAATAGAAATTGGCATGAAAACGAATGCTAATCTCTTTATCGCTCCATTACAGGATCTATTATCTCTAGATGATTCAAGTAGATTAAACAAACCTGGCACCACAAAAAATAACTGGAAATGGAAGTTAAATCGTCCTTTAGAAGAAATAGAAAATAATGTAAAAATGTTTAGTGAGTTAGGGAATAATTTTGGAAGAACTCTAAAGTAG
- a CDS encoding helix-turn-helix domain-containing protein produces the protein MNILKNLFIHKKKSEKNKDLNSGLVDQYIEIAKLVKEARIEQNLTIKELSYISKISERIIDSIENNNKNIRPEYPFIRSILIKLEECLVLKKNTLLKLAVKERKILKKEGKFFLFKKFDLINTWQGSLLYFFILVLTIFILKRYFILNVNVIEIQNIENQMVDK, from the coding sequence ATGAATATTTTGAAAAATCTCTTTATACATAAGAAAAAATCTGAAAAAAATAAAGACTTGAATTCTGGATTGGTTGACCAATATATTGAAATTGCAAAGTTAGTAAAAGAAGCAAGAATAGAACAAAACCTTACAATCAAAGAATTGTCTTACATTTCAAAAATTTCTGAACGAATAATAGACTCTATTGAAAATAATAATAAAAATATTAGGCCAGAGTATCCTTTTATACGATCTATATTAATTAAATTAGAGGAATGCTTAGTATTAAAAAAAAATACCCTTTTAAAGTTAGCAGTTAAAGAAAGAAAAATTTTAAAGAAAGAGGGGAAGTTTTTTCTGTTCAAGAAATTTGATCTTATCAATACATGGCAAGGAAGTCTTTTGTATTTTTTTATATTAGTTCTAACTATATTTATATTAAAAAGATATTTTATTTTAAATGTGAATGTTATAGAGATTCAAAATATTGAAAATCAAATGGTTGATAAATAA
- a CDS encoding ABC1 kinase family protein — translation MKGSYSKYSAKDDLIWLILRPWIFIPRVLYILLTFIFLFLRILFQGNSKNKNVQKNLSKYLFDVITDLGPCFIKLGQAFSTRPDLVRQDWLTELTKLQDNLPAFDHKIALKIIEEELGAPADELFEEFPDSPIASASLGQVYKAKINNSYLAVKVQRPNLYFLIRRDVVILRFLGTFLSPLLPLNIGVGIGEIIDEFGRALFDEIDYLKEAENALRFANLFKENPNIFIPKLEKQFSSKRIITTSWIDGVKLRDRALLEENNLIPASFIKTCVISGLQQLFEFGYFHADPHPGNMFALRGGNADCGNLAYVDFGMMDTITNSDRLTLIKAIVHIINEEYYLLAEDFQKLGFLTKEQDLQKLVEPLKEVLGGSFGAEVGNFNLKNVTDKFSKLMYSYPFRVPSRFALIIRAVVSQEGLALRLDPEFKILKIAYPYIAKKLLTDNSEEILDILLEVVFDKKGQIQIEKVESLLNILFKDSENINSDLIPVANAGLKLFVSKKGSEVRKNLLLSLIKDEKLEFTDAKKLLALIRDTFSPLNIAKSAVQNIISTV, via the coding sequence ATGAAAGGATCTTATTCGAAATATTCGGCAAAAGATGACTTAATTTGGTTGATTTTGAGACCATGGATTTTTATCCCAAGAGTTTTATATATCCTTTTAACTTTTATTTTTCTTTTTTTAAGAATACTTTTTCAAGGTAACAGTAAAAATAAAAATGTACAAAAAAATCTCTCTAAGTATCTTTTTGATGTGATAACGGATTTAGGCCCTTGTTTTATCAAATTAGGCCAAGCATTCTCAACCAGACCAGATCTTGTTAGACAAGATTGGCTTACAGAACTTACAAAATTGCAAGACAATCTCCCAGCATTTGATCATAAAATTGCTTTAAAAATCATTGAAGAGGAACTCGGAGCACCTGCTGATGAATTATTTGAAGAGTTTCCAGATAGTCCTATTGCTTCAGCAAGCTTAGGTCAAGTTTATAAAGCAAAAATAAATAATTCTTATCTGGCTGTGAAAGTACAGCGGCCAAATTTATACTTTCTCATAAGAAGGGATGTTGTAATCTTGAGGTTTTTAGGAACTTTTTTATCCCCACTCTTACCATTAAATATAGGGGTTGGAATTGGAGAAATAATTGATGAATTCGGTAGGGCACTTTTTGATGAAATTGACTATTTAAAAGAGGCTGAAAATGCTTTGAGGTTTGCAAATTTATTCAAAGAAAACCCAAATATTTTTATTCCTAAATTAGAAAAACAGTTTTCATCCAAGAGGATAATCACAACTTCTTGGATTGATGGAGTTAAGTTGAGAGATAGAGCTTTACTAGAGGAAAATAACTTAATACCTGCTTCGTTTATAAAAACATGTGTCATTAGTGGGCTGCAGCAATTATTTGAATTTGGATATTTTCATGCGGACCCACATCCAGGAAATATGTTCGCTCTCAGAGGAGGAAATGCCGATTGTGGGAATTTAGCTTATGTTGATTTCGGAATGATGGATACTATTACAAATTCAGATAGACTTACTCTTATTAAGGCAATTGTTCACATAATTAACGAAGAATATTATCTTCTCGCAGAAGATTTCCAGAAATTAGGTTTTTTAACCAAAGAACAAGATCTTCAAAAACTTGTTGAACCATTAAAAGAAGTTCTAGGAGGATCTTTTGGCGCTGAGGTTGGTAACTTTAATCTTAAAAATGTAACTGACAAATTCTCAAAACTAATGTATTCCTATCCTTTCAGAGTTCCCAGTAGGTTTGCCTTAATAATAAGAGCTGTTGTTAGTCAAGAAGGTTTAGCCCTAAGGTTAGATCCTGAATTTAAAATTTTAAAAATAGCTTATCCATATATTGCTAAAAAACTACTGACTGATAATTCTGAAGAGATTTTAGACATACTTTTAGAAGTGGTTTTTGATAAAAAAGGTCAAATCCAAATAGAAAAAGTTGAAAGTTTATTAAACATTTTATTTAAAGATTCAGAGAATATTAATTCAGATCTCATACCAGTTGCGAACGCTGGATTGAAATTATTTGTAAGTAAAAAAGGATCCGAAGTTAGGAAAAATCTTCTTTTAAGTCTTATAAAAGATGAAAAATTAGAATTTACTGATGCAAAAAAACTCTTAGCTTTAATTAGAGATACTTTTAGCCCTCTTAATATTGCAAAAAGTGCAGTACAGAATATTATTTCTACAGTTTAG
- a CDS encoding aminotransferase class I/II-fold pyridoxal phosphate-dependent enzyme translates to MSISSFLTKKFLKSLFFPSHNRGAALPKKLVKLLKYPPGYWDLPELPEIGSPLSQSGLVANSQREFSDKFGAKGCFFGVNGASGLIQSAVIAMANPGENILMPRNVHISVIKICAMQNINPIFFDLEISTVTGHYKPITKIWLENVFKKLNFDENKIAGVILINPTYHGYTGDLEPLIDCCHQKNLPVLVDEAHGSYFLFCKNLNLPKPALSSNADLVVNSLHKSLNGLTQTAVLWYKGNLINEGNLIKSINLLQTTSPSSLLLSSCEESIRDWLNKKSLSKYQKRILEAKSIYKKLIQKNIPLIETQDPLKIVVNTSKAGIDGFSADNFFYRNGLIAELPEMMTLTFCLGFGNQKDFLYLFEKLWKKLLLNSKKSKSLEVLKSPFKLVQAPEIEIGIAWRSRTRSISFSQSLNKISGDIICPYPPGIPLLIPGEKIDIDRFNWINNQSLCNKDLVNFNIRVLET, encoded by the coding sequence ATGAGCATTTCATCTTTTTTAACTAAAAAGTTTTTAAAATCTTTATTCTTTCCCTCTCATAACAGAGGGGCAGCTTTACCGAAGAAATTAGTGAAGCTTTTAAAATATCCACCTGGTTATTGGGACCTGCCCGAACTTCCAGAAATAGGCTCCCCACTATCCCAAAGCGGATTAGTTGCTAATTCTCAAAGAGAATTTTCTGACAAATTTGGAGCTAAAGGATGTTTTTTTGGAGTTAATGGAGCCTCCGGATTAATACAATCAGCAGTAATTGCTATGGCAAATCCAGGCGAAAATATCCTGATGCCTAGAAATGTCCATATAAGTGTTATAAAAATCTGTGCGATGCAGAATATAAATCCAATATTTTTTGACCTAGAAATTTCAACCGTAACGGGGCATTACAAACCAATTACAAAAATTTGGTTGGAAAATGTATTTAAAAAATTAAATTTTGATGAGAATAAAATTGCAGGGGTTATTCTTATAAATCCCACTTATCATGGTTATACCGGAGATTTAGAGCCTTTAATAGATTGTTGTCATCAAAAGAATTTACCTGTTTTAGTTGATGAAGCCCATGGTTCATATTTCCTTTTTTGTAAAAACCTTAATTTGCCAAAACCGGCCTTATCATCAAATGCTGATTTAGTCGTTAATTCATTGCATAAGTCGCTCAATGGATTAACTCAAACGGCGGTACTTTGGTACAAAGGGAATCTAATAAATGAAGGTAATTTAATCAAAAGTATTAATTTACTGCAAACTACCAGTCCAAGTTCTTTATTACTTTCTTCTTGTGAAGAGTCTATTAGGGACTGGCTTAACAAAAAAAGTTTATCAAAATATCAAAAAAGAATTTTAGAGGCAAAAAGTATTTATAAAAAATTAATTCAAAAAAATATTCCTCTCATAGAAACTCAAGACCCCTTAAAAATTGTAGTAAATACCTCTAAGGCAGGGATTGACGGTTTTAGTGCTGATAATTTTTTTTATAGAAATGGCCTTATTGCCGAATTGCCAGAAATGATGACTCTCACTTTTTGCTTGGGATTTGGAAATCAAAAAGATTTTCTTTATTTATTTGAAAAGTTATGGAAAAAATTACTATTAAATTCCAAAAAATCAAAAAGTTTAGAAGTGCTCAAATCGCCCTTTAAATTAGTTCAAGCTCCCGAAATCGAAATTGGAATTGCTTGGAGAAGTAGGACTCGAAGTATTTCTTTCTCACAATCATTAAATAAAATATCTGGGGATATTATTTGCCCTTATCCTCCTGGGATACCTTTACTAATTCCTGGCGAAAAAATTGATATAGATAGGTTTAATTGGATAAATAATCAAAGTTTATGCAACAAAGATCTGGTAAATTTTAATATAAGAGTCTTAGAAACATAG
- a CDS encoding phosphatidate cytidylyltransferase, whose product MRLRSGLLIGIFGLIVVLLGGWFFTLATALLTYLALLEFFRMAEFKGIRPATKTTLFSTFIIIVSTYLETIGLLEGEISNSILPICSVGICTWLLLQPKPGTISDIAASIFGLFYLGFLPSYWIKLRGLDSVIINSNQGFMSFENLSNTTGLHLTLTSCFLIVASDIGSYFIGKSFGKTSLSPISPSKTIEGLIGGISCSTLLAIFFAFLMNWENPLFIGIIYGISISLMALVGDLIESMMKRDAKIKDSGTFLPGHGGILDRIDSYIFIPSVLYYIFILLKYLN is encoded by the coding sequence ATGAGATTAAGAAGTGGATTACTTATAGGAATTTTTGGTTTAATTGTTGTTTTGTTGGGTGGATGGTTTTTTACATTAGCAACTGCTTTGCTTACATATCTAGCATTATTAGAATTTTTTAGAATGGCAGAATTCAAAGGTATAAGACCAGCTACAAAAACCACATTATTTTCAACCTTTATTATTATAGTTTCTACTTATCTTGAGACCATTGGTTTGCTTGAAGGCGAAATTTCAAATTCAATTTTGCCAATCTGTTCAGTTGGGATATGCACTTGGTTACTTTTACAACCCAAACCTGGGACAATTTCAGATATTGCAGCCTCTATTTTTGGATTATTCTATTTAGGTTTTTTACCTAGTTACTGGATAAAGTTAAGAGGATTAGATTCAGTGATAATAAATTCAAATCAGGGTTTTATGTCGTTTGAGAACTTATCAAATACTACTGGTCTTCATTTAACTTTAACTTCTTGTTTTTTAATTGTAGCTAGTGATATTGGCTCTTATTTCATTGGGAAGTCATTTGGTAAAACATCTCTATCTCCAATATCTCCGAGCAAAACTATAGAAGGTTTAATTGGAGGAATATCCTGTTCAACTTTGCTAGCAATATTTTTCGCATTTTTAATGAATTGGGAAAATCCATTATTTATTGGAATAATATATGGTATTTCAATTTCTCTTATGGCATTAGTTGGAGATTTAATTGAATCTATGATGAAAAGAGATGCAAAAATAAAAGATTCCGGAACTTTTTTACCGGGACATGGAGGAATTCTTGACAGAATTGACAGTTACATCTTTATTCCATCAGTTTTGTATTACATTTTTATACTTCTAAAGTATCTAAATTAA
- a CDS encoding alpha/beta fold hydrolase has product MTKNNFEQLSDLNAEFFESAKLSLLDPLGLYLANDVKWIKLNQKWNSLKFPVVMGGKGPPILLLHGFDSSFLEFRRIYKSLKRNFQIIIPDLLGFGFSPRCATNEYNSSKIILHLTDLLKTFKITKNLNIIGASMGGSIALKLAFQIPDSIDKIILLSPAGLFGEPKTIPFPLNQIGASFLGLPQVRKSLCRQAFAFPDECVGEMEEQIASIHLGCKGWRNSLASFAKSGGFAGTQKYIQNIPIKTLCGENDRILGKKEIKNIRSIEKLNFVGLQNCGHLPHIDLPSLSSKIIQDYFLE; this is encoded by the coding sequence TTGACTAAAAACAATTTTGAACAATTAAGTGATTTAAATGCAGAATTTTTTGAAAGTGCCAAATTGTCACTATTAGATCCTTTAGGTCTTTATTTGGCAAACGATGTTAAGTGGATAAAACTTAACCAAAAATGGAATTCTTTAAAATTTCCAGTAGTTATGGGAGGGAAAGGTCCACCCATACTTCTTTTACATGGCTTTGATAGTAGTTTTTTAGAATTCAGGAGAATATATAAATCACTAAAAAGAAATTTTCAAATTATTATTCCTGATCTGCTCGGTTTTGGTTTTAGTCCCAGGTGCGCAACAAATGAATACAATTCCTCGAAAATTATTTTACATTTAACTGATCTCCTTAAGACCTTTAAGATAACAAAGAATTTAAATATTATTGGTGCCTCTATGGGAGGCTCAATAGCTTTAAAACTTGCCTTCCAAATTCCTGATTCTATTGATAAAATTATTCTTTTGTCCCCTGCCGGCTTGTTTGGAGAACCTAAGACTATCCCTTTTCCTCTTAACCAAATTGGCGCCTCATTTCTTGGATTGCCTCAGGTCAGAAAAAGTCTTTGTAGGCAAGCATTTGCTTTTCCAGATGAATGTGTTGGTGAGATGGAAGAGCAAATTGCTTCAATTCATCTAGGTTGTAAAGGATGGAGGAATTCACTTGCATCATTTGCGAAAAGTGGTGGGTTTGCAGGCACTCAAAAATATATCCAAAATATCCCAATTAAAACATTATGTGGAGAGAATGATCGAATTCTTGGAAAAAAAGAGATTAAAAATATAAGAAGTATTGAAAAATTAAATTTTGTGGGGTTACAAAATTGTGGTCATCTTCCACATATTGATCTACCATCATTATCTAGTAAAATTATCCAAGATTATTTTTTGGAATAA
- a CDS encoding iron-containing alcohol dehydrogenase, giving the protein MQSISPETIYRGNSAWEESLPQITKLTKSPLILGRGIKTNNLRNNIFNDLKNQNLNVNSANLQFDCCYEDISRVKNIISNNNNDSVIAAGGGKVLDSGKYIAESLNIPCITVPLSASTCAGWTALSNIYTKDGQFIKDVELRSCPKILVYDHKFIQTAPSRTLASGIADALAKWYESSITSSTIDDGLVQQAIQISRVLRDQLLIDGEKAFKGQFDNYPSWQNTIEACGLTAGLVGGIGGEKCRTAAAHAIHNAITQIITPNKFLHGEIVGVGLLLQLRLEEMKNNNKLADQSIKQLFVLMKELNLPTTIGQLGINVFENNNLEKIVEFTCRDKSEIHFLPFEINKRDITEVISNFEEQKIKT; this is encoded by the coding sequence ATGCAGTCAATCTCTCCAGAAACCATATACAGGGGAAATTCTGCTTGGGAAGAATCTTTACCTCAAATTACTAAATTAACTAAAAGTCCATTAATTCTAGGTAGAGGGATTAAAACGAATAATTTGAGAAATAATATATTTAATGATTTAAAAAATCAAAACCTTAATGTTAATTCTGCTAATTTGCAATTTGATTGTTGTTACGAAGATATTTCAAGAGTTAAGAATATTATTTCGAACAATAATAATGATTCTGTTATCGCAGCTGGAGGTGGCAAAGTTCTAGATTCTGGAAAATATATAGCCGAGTCTCTTAATATCCCTTGTATTACAGTCCCCCTTAGTGCTTCTACATGTGCAGGTTGGACAGCCTTATCAAATATATATACAAAGGATGGTCAATTCATCAAGGATGTCGAATTAAGATCTTGTCCGAAAATACTAGTTTATGATCATAAATTTATTCAAACAGCTCCATCAAGAACTCTTGCAAGTGGCATAGCAGATGCCTTAGCAAAATGGTACGAATCCTCAATAACAAGTTCAACGATAGATGATGGTCTTGTACAACAAGCAATTCAGATATCAAGAGTTTTAAGAGATCAACTATTAATAGATGGAGAAAAAGCGTTTAAGGGACAATTTGACAATTATCCTTCTTGGCAAAATACTATAGAAGCATGTGGACTGACAGCAGGATTAGTTGGTGGTATTGGAGGAGAAAAATGTAGGACTGCTGCAGCACATGCTATTCATAATGCAATTACTCAGATAATCACCCCTAATAAATTCTTACATGGTGAGATTGTTGGGGTTGGATTATTATTGCAATTAAGATTAGAAGAAATGAAAAATAATAATAAATTAGCTGATCAATCAATTAAACAATTATTTGTTCTCATGAAAGAATTGAATTTACCAACTACTATCGGACAACTTGGAATAAATGTTTTTGAAAATAATAATTTAGAGAAAATTGTAGAATTTACTTGTCGAGATAAATCTGAGATTCACTTTTTGCCTTTTGAAATTAATAAACGGGATATAACAGAGGTCATTTCAAATTTTGAAGAACAAAAAATTAAAACATAA
- a CDS encoding ATP-dependent Clp protease ATP-binding subunit yields the protein MFERFTEKAIKVIMLAQEEARRLGHNFVGTEQILLGLIGEGTGVAAKVLKSLGVNLKDSRIEVEKIIGRGSGFVAVEIPFTPRAKRVLELSLEEARQLGHNYIGTEHLLLGLIREGEGVAARVLENLNIDLTKVRTQVIRMLGETAEVGTGSSTTKGNLKTATLDEFGTNLTKLASESKLDPVVGRHSEIDRVVQILGRRTKNNPVLIGEPGVGKTAIAEGLAQRIQTGDIPDILEDKRVLTLDIGLLVAGTKYRGEFEERLKKIMEEIKSAGNVILVIDEVHTLIGAGAAEGAIDAANILKPALARGELQCIGATTLDEYRKHIERDAALERRFQPVMVGEPSIEDTIEILKGLRERYEQHHRLKITDEALEAAAHLGDRYISDRFLPDKAIDLIDEAGSRVRLINSKLPPEAKQLDRELRQVQKQKEESVRNQNFDQAGQLREKEMELSAKIKEVLDNKKESTVEDQSDADNPVKSDLKFLQSPLVSEEDVAHIVASWTGVPVQKLTETESVKLLNMEETLHQRLIGQDEAVKAVSRAIRRARVGLKNPNRPIASFIFSGPTGVGKTELTKSLASYFFGSEEAMIRLDMSEFMERHTVSKLIGSPPGYVGFNEGGQLTESVRRRPYTVVLFDEVEKAHPDVFNLLLQLLEDGRLTDSKGRTVDFKNTLLIMTSNIGSKVIEKGGGGLGFEFSGDSVEDSQYNRIKSLVNEELKQYFRPEFLNRLDEIIVFRQLTKNEVKEIAEIMLQEVFVRLQDKGIKLNVTDAFKERLVEEGYNPSYGARPLRRAVMRLLEDSLAEEVLSGRIKDGDNALVDIDDNKKVTINISSEESSQELAGANF from the coding sequence ATGTTTGAAAGATTTACAGAAAAGGCTATTAAAGTCATTATGCTTGCTCAAGAGGAAGCTAGAAGACTCGGTCATAATTTCGTTGGAACTGAACAAATTCTTTTGGGGTTAATCGGAGAAGGAACTGGAGTTGCAGCGAAAGTTCTCAAATCACTTGGAGTTAACTTAAAAGATTCAAGGATAGAGGTAGAAAAGATAATAGGTAGAGGTTCAGGGTTTGTTGCGGTAGAGATACCTTTTACCCCTAGAGCTAAAAGAGTTTTGGAATTATCCCTCGAAGAGGCTCGTCAATTAGGTCATAATTACATTGGTACAGAACATCTTTTATTAGGTTTAATAAGAGAAGGTGAAGGTGTTGCTGCAAGAGTTCTTGAAAATCTTAATATTGACCTTACAAAAGTTAGAACTCAAGTCATTAGGATGCTAGGTGAAACAGCCGAAGTAGGCACAGGTTCTAGTACAACTAAGGGTAACTTAAAAACCGCTACTCTTGATGAATTCGGAACAAATTTAACAAAATTAGCAAGTGAATCAAAATTAGATCCAGTCGTTGGACGCCATTCAGAAATAGATAGAGTAGTTCAAATACTAGGTAGAAGGACAAAAAATAATCCTGTTCTTATTGGGGAGCCAGGTGTAGGTAAAACAGCTATCGCTGAGGGTTTAGCTCAAAGAATACAAACTGGGGATATCCCAGACATACTTGAAGATAAAAGAGTTTTGACTCTTGATATAGGTCTTTTGGTAGCAGGAACAAAATATAGAGGTGAATTTGAAGAAAGGTTAAAAAAAATAATGGAGGAAATTAAATCAGCAGGTAACGTCATTCTTGTCATTGATGAAGTGCATACTTTAATTGGTGCTGGAGCTGCTGAAGGAGCTATAGATGCAGCAAATATTCTTAAGCCAGCATTAGCTAGAGGGGAACTTCAATGTATTGGAGCAACCACCCTAGATGAATATAGAAAACATATTGAAAGAGATGCTGCCTTAGAAAGAAGATTCCAGCCTGTAATGGTAGGAGAGCCATCAATAGAAGATACAATCGAAATTTTAAAAGGTCTTAGAGAGCGTTACGAACAACATCATCGTCTTAAAATTACTGATGAAGCCCTAGAGGCAGCCGCTCACTTAGGAGATCGTTATATTTCTGACAGATTTTTACCTGATAAGGCTATTGACCTGATCGACGAGGCTGGAAGTAGAGTGCGTTTAATAAACTCTAAACTTCCGCCTGAAGCAAAACAGCTAGATAGAGAACTAAGACAAGTCCAGAAACAGAAGGAAGAATCTGTAAGAAACCAAAATTTCGATCAAGCTGGCCAATTACGTGAAAAAGAGATGGAATTGTCCGCAAAAATTAAAGAGGTTTTGGATAATAAAAAAGAATCTACAGTTGAAGATCAATCTGATGCTGATAATCCTGTAAAAAGTGATTTAAAATTTTTACAAAGTCCTCTTGTTAGTGAAGAGGATGTAGCACACATTGTGGCTTCATGGACAGGAGTCCCTGTTCAAAAATTAACAGAAACTGAATCAGTCAAGCTCCTTAATATGGAGGAAACACTTCACCAAAGGCTAATTGGACAAGATGAAGCTGTAAAAGCCGTCTCAAGAGCCATAAGAAGAGCAAGAGTTGGATTAAAAAATCCTAATAGACCCATCGCAAGTTTTATCTTCTCTGGTCCTACTGGTGTCGGTAAAACTGAATTGACTAAATCATTAGCTTCATATTTCTTCGGTAGTGAAGAAGCAATGATTAGATTAGATATGTCAGAATTTATGGAAAGACATACAGTTAGTAAACTCATCGGCTCGCCTCCTGGATATGTTGGTTTTAATGAAGGTGGTCAGCTTACAGAATCGGTTAGAAGACGTCCCTACACAGTCGTTTTATTTGATGAAGTTGAAAAGGCGCATCCAGATGTTTTTAACTTATTATTGCAACTACTTGAAGACGGGAGATTAACTGACTCCAAAGGTAGGACTGTAGATTTTAAAAATACATTATTAATAATGACCTCTAATATCGGTTCAAAAGTTATTGAGAAAGGAGGCGGCGGATTAGGATTCGAATTCTCAGGTGATTCAGTTGAAGATAGCCAATATAATAGAATTAAATCACTAGTTAATGAAGAACTTAAGCAATACTTTAGGCCTGAATTTTTAAATAGACTTGATGAAATAATTGTATTCAGACAATTAACTAAAAATGAAGTTAAAGAAATTGCTGAAATAATGCTGCAAGAAGTTTTTGTCCGATTACAAGATAAAGGCATTAAATTAAATGTAACTGATGCTTTCAAAGAAAGACTTGTTGAAGAAGGTTATAATCCTTCTTACGGAGCAAGACCATTGAGAAGGGCAGTTATGCGTTTACTCGAAGATAGTTTGGCTGAAGAAGTTCTATCTGGGAGAATAAAAGATGGAGATAATGCTTTAGTTGATATAGATGATAATAAAAAAGTTACAATAAATATTTCTTCTGAAGAATCTTCTCAAGAGTTAGCAGGTGCTAACTTCTAA